The Bacteriovorax sp. PP10 nucleotide sequence AGGCACGTATGTTGAAGCTACTTTATAAAACACTTCTCGTTTCCGTATTGTCGGGTTCCTTATTGTTGCTGGACTTCAGCTACAAGGGCGCGATGATTAACTCTGCGATGGCAGAATCAGTTAAGACGGAAAAAATTAACGACTCAGATTTAATGGGAACTCTTACCATGACGGTTGTTGGGGTTTTAGCGCAACGTATGTACACATACAAACCAACAGTCGATATTATGCTGGCAGCAGCTGGTGGAGCGATTTTTCTTGCAGGTGAAGTTTTAGCTTTCGTAGGACTTAAAGATGTTCTTAAAGGAATGGAAGAGCAGATCACCCGCGACAAAGCTGGAAATGTTAATAAAGAACAAATTGAATCAATCGAAAGATTGAAAAAAACTTACGAAGAAGCGAAGAAGACTGCCAATCAAAAAAAGATGTTACAGATGGCAGCAGCAGCAGCCTTCGCAGCAGCAGCAGTTGCAGCTTATACAATGGCCGCAGGTGACCTAGCTGCGCTTTCGACATGTACAGCGGGAATAGGTACAGGGTTAGGATTATCAAAAGCCGTAGCAGCAATCTGTCAGGGGTATGCTTCAAATCCTGCTTCGGCAGCAAAGGCTCCTCCATGTTATGCAGAGCTGGCAGCATGTACTGCCTCAATTACGACTTATCAACAATCAGTAATGAGTTATGAGATGGGTCGCCAGTCAATTGGACCATCAATTCCATTATTGACAAAAGCTGTTGCTACAGAGGCAACGCTTGGTGTGCAATTAAATACAATACCTGTTGTATGTTTAACTGATTCAAAGATAATGGCCGTTCCGGTTAAGGCATGTAATCTTTTAGTTCCTAACAATGTAAAAGGTGAATCGTCCGGGCGTTTGCTCGTTGAAGCCAATGCAGCAGTTACATATAAGGCGCTTCCAGCAATCTATAAAAGAATGTTTGCTAATGAAACAGAGTTTATTGAACTTGCAAAAAAAGGTCAGTCGAATTCGCCACAAAAATCGTCAGATGGAATGTTAAGCAAGATTACAGATTTTATTTTTCCTCAGGCCAACGCTGCACTATTTAGTGCAATGGGGATTGCTTCAAGTTTAGCCATTTCATTTATCCTTGCAACTTCGGCGACAATTGGACCAGCTATCGATATGTATATGTTAATTCCACAACATCGTGCCATCGTTTGGGGAATTCTTTCTGCATTAACTTTTGCTGCTACAACATCAACTAATAATGTTATTGCACAGATTGATTCGAACATTAAAAAAATTGATGAGATTTTAAAAGCAATGTACTCAATGGCAGACGGTGCAACAGGAACTCAGATCGCAGCAACAACGGCATCACCACAAATCCAATCATCTCTTAAACCAGCAATTAATGGAGCAGCTAATGCTGTTAATTATGAAGCGGTAGATTTATCAAAAGCAGTGAATGGAACACTACCATGTGGGACAGGAGAAGAAGGTCAGAAGTGTAAGCCATTCGAAGATACAGTAAAAGATCTTCCAAGCTATGAAGGTTTAAATGCTGAATCACAACTTCAGTTATCAAGCATTATGAAAACTGCCGATGGACTAAGTGGAACTTCTACTATTTCAGCAGGAGCATTAAACAATGCTTCGAAATTAGCAGGTCAGTCTAATGCGCTAAAATCAGCAATGGACAAAGCAAGAGCTGCTACAGCGGCCGCTTTGAAAAAATCTGGAAGTGGATTCAATATCGATGCTGAATCAAAAAAATTATCTGATCAAATGGAAAAAGCAGTTAACGATAATCTTAAAAAGAGCGGTACGACTGCAAATGGAATGGCCGCCAACTTACAAGGTGGAAGAGGCTTTTCTGGATTAGCAGCTGCGAATACAAGTGCGAGTGATGCTGCTGCTAAAAAAGCAGAAGCTGATGCCTTAGCTGCAGCTCTTGCTAGAGCAAAAGGTGGAGCAGGTGCAAATGCTATCAATATAAACTCTGGGTCATCAGAAAAAATGGATCTTGGATTAACAGGTGTTGATAATGGATCAACAGGTAAAATGACTGCAGAAGAATTAGCTGCGTACAATGAATCAGCAAAAAAAGCTGCCGGTAATATAGACGACTACGATATTAAAAATGACATCTCAAAAGATACCGGAGCAAATCTCTTTGAATTGATCTCGAATCGCTACCAACAATCGGGTTATCCACGATTGTTTAAGCTCAAAGAGGCCCAACCCGACCCCGTTCAGGCCGTTAAGAAATAAACTATAAACCCCTCAATAGAGGGGTTTTTTTTTGATTAATTGACTCTTTTTTACACCAACTATTGTCATGGTTACGATTGTATACTAAGCTTACATAAAGAACTGAGTCTACAATAAGAGGTTATTATGAAATTAGATACTTATAGTCAAGCTACGGCCGAAATTAATGAAAATGAAGCGCTAAAAGACGCTGGTGAGCAGACTCCAAAGGAGTTTTTCGCTAAGAAATGTGATGGATCAAAGAAGGAAGATACTAAGCACGGAGTTTGCCCTCTTAGAGAGCTTTTAAGCCGCCTTGGAGACAAGTGGAGTGTTCTTCTAATCCTAACGTTAGCAAGAATGCCAAAAGAGCGCGCACGCTTTTCTGAGCTTAAGAGAAGCCTTCCGGATATCTCACAAAGAATGCTTACAGCAACTTTAAGAAACCTTGAAAGAGACGGATTAATCTCTCGCGAGATGTTTGCTGAAGTTCCTCCAAGAGTTGAGTATCAATTAACTGAATTAGGAGTTAGTATTTTAAATCCAATGCGCGATATCGTTAATTGGATCGAAGGTAACTGGACAACAATCATCACTTCACGTGAAGTGTTTGATCAAAAACATCCTAAAGAAGTGGAAAGCGAGCTGCAGTAGTGATTGATAAGAAAAAGATAGTTGAAACGTTAATTGAAAAATTAAATACTGAATTAATAGAAGTCGAAAGTGCCGCCAAGTCTACCAAAGACTTGGCCACTGCCGACGACTTAAAATCTGAAGGCAAATACGACACCCGCGCAATCGAAGCATCGTATCTGGCAAGCGCTCAAAATAAACGAGTCGAAGAAATCAAATTAGACATTCAAATGTTAGAAGATCTGGCCATCTCTATTGAGCCGGCAACGAAAATGCAATTAGGATCTCTGGGACTCATTCGTTGTAATGGTCATGAGAGATTTTATTTTCTATCGACGACATCAGGCGGATCAATGCTGATGATTGATGACAAACCTATTCTGGTTATTTCTGTGTTTTCTCCAATAGGAGATGCAGCTTTAGGACATGGGCCTGGAGATAGCTTTGAAGTGGAAACACCGAAAGAAATTCGCCAGTATGATGTTGTCGAAGTTCACTAATTAAAAATAATCCAGAATCCTTTTGCAAGCGCACTTTTTGGGCACTTTTCCGAAAGGACTTTTTATTCTTTTATTCCAATTTTCATTTTCCTACAAATCTCGTTTAAAAGCCTCTTGAGGCTTGCTTTTTAAGTCTGTGAATACAAGCTGATCCTTAAGTTAATTTTAATTTTCAAATTCACCATCATAAGAAAAAAATTATTTTCGATAAGCTTTTATACTTAATAAATTCTAAAAACCTACGAGGACTTTTGCGATGAAGAACTTTAGCTTAAAGGCAAAGCTGCTTTCTCTTTCACTTTTTTTAATTACGATTTCTATCGTGATTGGTGGAGTTTCATATTGGAGTGTGGGCAGTGTCATTAAAGAATACTCTGTTATCTCTGATATAAGCTATCCGAATACATCGGCCATGTTGCAAATGTTTTCTAATTACAGGTCATCGAGAATTGAAGCGAGTCAGCTGATCTCTCCAAATGTTCCTGCTGATGTTAAAAAGAATGTTTATGAATTAATGGAAAAAAATCTGGAGCTAGACAAAACTCTTGATAAAAAATACCTTGAACAGGATTACTTGCCAGGGGAAGAAGCACTTTATTTAGAGTTTAGAAAAACAATTGATGAGGCCAATAAAGATTTTAAGCAAATCATGCAGATGTATAAAGAAAATAAAACAGATGCAGCTTCACTTGCGACGATGGTTTCTATCGTTAATGGTAAATTGGGAACTGATGGAGTTCAGGCAAGAATCACGGCAGAAAAATTAAGAGAGTTTCATGAAAATCAGGCCTTAAAGTCAGAAGATGAAGCGAAGGATGCAGGAGCTAGCGCTACAAAGTTAACTGTTATGCTCATTCTGATATTCGGCGTGATTGGTTTTGTCACAGCATTCACTTTCTCAAATATGTTAACAGCAACTCTAAAAGCTATCAGTGACGCTCTTGATGATTCAAGCACACAGGTTTCATCAGCTGCAGGACAAATTGCAGCTTCATCACAAGAACTTTCTCAGGCCGTAACTGAGCAAGCTTCATCTTTAGAAGAAACATCTTCATCAGTTGAAGAGATGAGTTCAATGGTTAACGTGAATACTGAAAACGCCAAAAAGGCTTCAGAGAATTCAGGACTTTCAAAACGTCAGGCAGAAAGAGGGCGTACAGTTGTTGAAGAGATGGTTCAATCAATGTCTCTTATCAATGATAGTAACAACAATATTATGAATCAGATCAACAAATCTAACGAACAGATGGGTGAGATCGTAAAAGTGATTCAGGAAATTGAAACAAAAACAAAAGTTATTAATGATATCGTTTTCCAAACTAAACTTCTATCGTTCAACGCTTCAGTAGAAGCAGCTAGAGCTGGTGAACAAGGTAAAGGATTCGCTGTCGTTGCTGAAGAAGTAGGGAACCTTGCTCAGATGAGTGGGAACGCTGCTAAAGAAATTTCAGAAATGCTTGCTTCAAGTGTTCACAAAGTAGAGGCCATCGTTCATGAAACAAGAAGTAGTGTTGATGGATTAATTGCTGATGGTAAAGAAAAGGTTCGCAATGGAACAAAAGTTGCTGAAGAGTGCGGGGAAGTGTTAGCTGAAATTGTAGCAAACGTTTCTAATGTTGCGACAATGGCCAATGAAATTTCTGTAGCAAGTGATGAGCAATCTAAAGGGATTCAGGAAATCACAAAAGCGATGGGGCAGCTGGATCAAGTGACTCAGACCAATGCTCAAACATCAGAGCAAGCTGCACACTCTGCTGAGCAATTATCAGTTCAGGCCGTCTCTCTTAAAGATCAAGTTGTAACTTTGGTTGCAGTGATCAATGGAAATGGTAAAAATATTCCAGTCGTTACAAAAGTTAAAACGAAAACTGAAACGCATACGAATACAAAAACACCTCCCAAAGCGAGTAATGTGCTTCCTATGAAAAAGGCACCAGCTCCAAAACCTGCAGCGAAAGTTGTAAGTCATGCACCAGTTGCCACTCCTAAAAAAGCAGCAGCGGGCATTAATGGCGGTAAAGCAGTAGGAAATCTTCCAAGCTATGATCACCCTGGATTCGAAGACGTTTAATTTATAAAGAATTAACCTCCGCTGTCATGGACGCATTTTTGCATTCATAACTGCGGAGGCCTTATGAAAAATTTTACTAAAGTCGATTTTCCCGTTTCAAAAATTCGCCGCTACTTAGAACCTGGCCCCATCGTCTTAGTCAGTTCCAAATATAAAAACGAAACAAACATTATGACTATGGGCTGGCATACAGTATTGGAGTTTTCTCCTTCGTTAATCGGTTGCATGATTACGAGCGCTAATCACAGTTTTGAATTGATTAAAAAGAGCAAAGAGTGTGTGATCAACATACCGACTGTTGATTTGATTAACGAAGTTGTCGGTATTGGTAATACTCACGGCAGGGAAGATCACAATAAGTTTGAAGAATTTAATCTCACACCCGTTAAGGCAAAAATAGTTCAAGCTCCTCTTATCAAAGAGTGTTACGCGAATTTTGAGTGCAAGCTGGTTGATGGAAAAATGCTTGGAAAGTATAATTTCTTTATCTTTGAAGTCGTCAAAGCACATGTTGCAATTACTCCTAAATATCCTAAGACGATTCACTATACGGGGGATGGAATTTTTATGATTTCGGGTAAACATATGAACATGAAGAAAAAATTTAAAGCGCAAAATTTATGAGAACAATCACTATTATGAGTGGGGAACCTGGTTTTTATAAAAACCAATTTACTTCGTGTACAAAAGTAGCCCACTAAGTCATTGATAAATTAGAAAAATCTAATAATAGGTAAAATTAAGTATATCTTTTGGATAAAATTGAGTTAGATTGGTCTCGTAAACAATAATATTTCGTTTTTTATTCGATCTTTCATCAAAATCTAATAGTAAATCAAAACATTAATTCGTACACAATTTTAGCCACAACTATGTGGCCGTATTTATATTTGGAGTTTTTTTTATGTCACAAAAAATCTATGTTGGTAACCTTGGTTATTCAGTTACTAGCGAAACATTATCAGATAAGTTTGCACAGTTTGGAACAGTACAATCAGCAAAAGTAATCATCGACCGCGATACTAATCGCTCAAAAGGATTCGCTTTCGTTGAAATGTCTTCAAGCTCAGAAGCAGCTGACGCAATTTCTGGTCTTAACGGAACAGAATTCGAAGGTCGCAATATGAACGTATCGGAAGCCAAAGAAATGGCACCGAAGCCTAGAACAAACAGCCGCTGGTAGTTTAATCCATAGAGCCCATCAACAACATGATGGGCTTTTTTTTTACCTTTTTCCCTAAGAATTAATGCTAGATAAAACCAAGTTCGATGCCCAGTCTCTTTCTTTCGTTCTTCCTGAACACATGCGCGAGCGTGAACACTCAAAAATGATAGACCGCCAGTTAGGATTTAAAATCTTAAAGATTGAGCAAAAACTCATCAAACAATATAAACCATTTTATATGGCCGCTGATTATGATGGTGAGAAAAAATCTTTTGATGATGGAGCAGAGGCGTGGATTGGATTACATCCTCAAATTCTTTTAACTCCTTATTCTGAAATTTATAAAATTCTAACGAGTATTACTCGCTACAAAATTAAATCGATTACAGACTTTGGATGTGCTTACGGCAGAATCGGAATTGTGGCCTCAGTGCTTTTTCCAGAATGTAAGTTCATAGGTTATGAAATTGTTTCTGAACGTGCCAAAGAGGCCGAAAGAGTTCTTGATACACTTGATAGCAGCTCACATGAAATTCACACCATCAATATTTTAGATGATGATTTTATTTTACCCAAGACAGATGTTTATTTTATTTATGACTTTGGACATGTCGAACATATTAAAAAAATTCTCGATAAGCTCATTGTTATGATGAACGGACATAATTTCATTCTGGTCGCCAGAGGTGATGAAGTCAGGTCCATCATTCAAATGTACTACCCATCATTCTACGTCCGTCACAAACCGCTACATAAGCGTGGCTGGAGTATTTTCTTTAATCACCCAGAGATGCTGGATTAGATTTCGGGGAACCGTCATTCCATAAAATTTCAAAATCTTCCTGGTATCTTTGGATGGCATCTTTATCTGCAATGTAGATTTGATTTTCTGTGTTGTTGTTTGCTGCACTCATTGAGTAATTGAATGAGCCTGTCTGCAACATCATTCCATCAACGATGCTGAATTTGTCGTGCATGGTACCACCTGAAGCCTTGCCGATTTTAACAGGAATGTGAGCAGCAATCAGTTCCTTCGTTTTAGATTTAGAACCTCCAGCTTGAGCTTTATCGACCACCACCCTCACGACTACACCGCGCTCTTTAGCAGCTATAATGGCATTCGTAATGTCTGAATGAGTAATAGAAAAGATCGCGATATCTAATGTTTTTTCTGCGATATTTAAAACGCTAATTAATTTTTGAGCACAATCTTCTCTAGGGGAGAAGCATGTATCCATATTTTTAACTGAAACTTGGGCCGCTTCTGCGTAAGCATGCGTGCATAGAAATAAAATGATAAGGAGAAATGCTTTCAGAAAGGCCTCCATGATTGGTTAGGTGGGCAATCTAAAAATGGTAGCATTTGTTTTTTTATAAAGTAGTGTCTAAACTACTTACATTTGTATGACGGGTGAAGACTTACGAGGCATTACTGAATTCTGTGGGAAGAGGGATGTTACGACTTTCTAAAGTTTCTATCATTGCATGCGCAAGTGTGAATGCTTGCTGATCACTTATGAGAGGGCGTTTGTTCTTAATTTCTTGAACTAGTTTTTCAATGATAAGAATGTGGCCTACAAGACTTTTAGCATTCTGGATCGTCATCTCAACCTCGCTTATATCTTAGTTTGAGTATTCAAACTATATGTTATATATTCAAACACACTGTCGGCTTAATTCAAAATTCTTTTAAGCTGATTTTTCTCACATTAGATAAGTTATTAAAAGTTAAGGAGTTTTAATGGTTTTAGGTTTCTTTATTATCTTCTTTTGCATGGCCTTTGTTTTACCTACCGTCAGGGTTTATAGGGCAAATGGGGTAGTTCCCATTACTTTTAAAAACAGTGAGAGCGCCCATGATTTGATAGGCAGCTACATGAAGCTTTTGTTTGTTTTGATTTTTATCAGCGCGCTCTCATATGAGTTTTTTAAATTCACGGAGTTTTTTAATCATGAGCATACGACTTTAGCAGGATGGATTCTTATGATCCTCTCATTAATTTTTATGTGTGCTGCTCAAGTGCAAATGAAGGATTCGTGGAGGATTGGGATTGATGATAAACAAGTCACAGAATTGCGCACTCACGGAATTTTTTCTTTTACGAGAAATCCTATTTTTGCAGCAACGATTGTTGCGCTGTCTGGAAATTTTCTCGTGTATTCGACTGCACTTAATTTAATGATTCTTGTTTTAGGAATTGTCTTAGTTACAATTCAAATCAGACTGGAAGAAGAACATCTTTATAAAATTCATAAAGAGAAGTACGCCGACTATAAAAACAAAGTGCAGCGGAGACTCTTTTTTTAATTAAGTCAGGATAATGGGTTTGTGCTTAGTAATGATCATTGTGTGCTCGTACTGAGCGGCCACATTTCCTTTCTCACCTGAGAGTGTCCATCCATCTGCACCTTCTTCAACTTCAGTTGTGTGAGTTGATAGAAAGGGTTCAATCGTGATGACTTGTCCTTCTTTAAGGATGCGGCGGTCGTTGCGGTCATAGTAGGGAGCAATGAATTTTGGTTCTTCATGAAGAGCGCGTCCTACTCCATGGCTTCCAAGGTTTTCAATAATTTTTAAATTATGTTTTCTCGCTACTTTTTCAATCGCTTTTCCAATAAGATTTAAAGGAGCTCCGGCCGTAGCAGCAGCAATCGCTGCATTTAAGGCTTCTCTTGTGGCCTTCATGACTTTCTTTTGAATATCAGTCGATTTCCCCAGTACAAAAGATCCACCAGTGTCGGCGAAGTATCCATCTAGTTCAGCAGAGACATCAATATTGATCAGGTCACCATCTTTAATCACGTAATCACCAGGGATGCCGTGAGCGATGTCTTCGTTGATTGAAATGCAAGTAGTGCCAGGAAAGTTGTAAGTGTATTTAGGAGCAGACTGAGCATTGAATTTTTCAAGGTGAGCTCGTCCAATTTCATCCAACTCAAGAGTAGTCATTCCTGCTTTTGCTTCTTTCATCATAAGCTTTAATGTATCAGCTACGATTTTACCGATGATCTTAAGCGCGACGATGTCTTGTTGAGTTTCAATTGTCATATGTACTTCCTTATAACTCTTAATATAGCTGGTAATTTAAGTAAAAAATAGAGCCCCTACATTTGTGTGTTTTTTCTAACTTTCACAGGAACTCAATCAACAAATTTTATATGAATATCAGGTAGTTATTATTCCTTTCGAAATGAAAAATAAAGAAAGTGATATTTTTTATTTATAAACAAGGCACTTTTGTCTTAGGCCTGTTTTTTCAACTCTATGAAATCTAACATTAGAATTTAAGTTTTATGTATAGGCCCTTGGGCCATCAATTTGATTTTTATGTGCACGATAAGTTTTCTAAGAATGAATCGCAGTATCAAATTTTATAGCAAGGAACATGTATGAAAAATTTCAGTATTAAAGCAAAGCTTCTGATGCTTTCAGCTTTTTTAGTCAGTGTCTCGATTGTTTTAGGGGCCGTTTCTTATTGGAGTATGAATAAAGTTATTAAAGATTTTTCGGTTGTGACTGATACAAGTTACCCGAATACATCTTTGATGCTTGAAATGTACTCGAACTACAGATCAGCACGACTTCAGGTTATGATTCTGAACTCTAATGCTGGCCTTGAAGGGAAAGAAGCT carries:
- the map gene encoding type I methionyl aminopeptidase; this encodes MTIETQQDIVALKIIGKIVADTLKLMMKEAKAGMTTLELDEIGRAHLEKFNAQSAPKYTYNFPGTTCISINEDIAHGIPGDYVIKDGDLINIDVSAELDGYFADTGGSFVLGKSTDIQKKVMKATREALNAAIAAATAGAPLNLIGKAIEKVARKHNLKIIENLGSHGVGRALHEEPKFIAPYYDRNDRRILKEGQVITIEPFLSTHTTEVEEGADGWTLSGEKGNVAAQYEHTMIITKHKPIILT
- a CDS encoding GreA/GreB family elongation factor; translated protein: MIDKKKIVETLIEKLNTELIEVESAAKSTKDLATADDLKSEGKYDTRAIEASYLASAQNKRVEEIKLDIQMLEDLAISIEPATKMQLGSLGLIRCNGHERFYFLSTTSGGSMLMIDDKPILVISVFSPIGDAALGHGPGDSFEVETPKEIRQYDVVEVH
- a CDS encoding methyl-accepting chemotaxis protein codes for the protein MKNFSLKAKLLSLSLFLITISIVIGGVSYWSVGSVIKEYSVISDISYPNTSAMLQMFSNYRSSRIEASQLISPNVPADVKKNVYELMEKNLELDKTLDKKYLEQDYLPGEEALYLEFRKTIDEANKDFKQIMQMYKENKTDAASLATMVSIVNGKLGTDGVQARITAEKLREFHENQALKSEDEAKDAGASATKLTVMLILIFGVIGFVTAFTFSNMLTATLKAISDALDDSSTQVSSAAGQIAASSQELSQAVTEQASSLEETSSSVEEMSSMVNVNTENAKKASENSGLSKRQAERGRTVVEEMVQSMSLINDSNNNIMNQINKSNEQMGEIVKVIQEIETKTKVINDIVFQTKLLSFNASVEAARAGEQGKGFAVVAEEVGNLAQMSGNAAKEISEMLASSVHKVEAIVHETRSSVDGLIADGKEKVRNGTKVAEECGEVLAEIVANVSNVATMANEISVASDEQSKGIQEITKAMGQLDQVTQTNAQTSEQAAHSAEQLSVQAVSLKDQVVTLVAVINGNGKNIPVVTKVKTKTETHTNTKTPPKASNVLPMKKAPAPKPAAKVVSHAPVATPKKAAAGINGGKAVGNLPSYDHPGFEDV
- a CDS encoding RNA recognition motif domain-containing protein; amino-acid sequence: MSQKIYVGNLGYSVTSETLSDKFAQFGTVQSAKVIIDRDTNRSKGFAFVEMSSSSEAADAISGLNGTEFEGRNMNVSEAKEMAPKPRTNSRW
- a CDS encoding winged helix-turn-helix transcriptional regulator; amino-acid sequence: MKLDTYSQATAEINENEALKDAGEQTPKEFFAKKCDGSKKEDTKHGVCPLRELLSRLGDKWSVLLILTLARMPKERARFSELKRSLPDISQRMLTATLRNLERDGLISREMFAEVPPRVEYQLTELGVSILNPMRDIVNWIEGNWTTIITSREVFDQKHPKEVESELQ
- a CDS encoding flavin reductase family protein, with the translated sequence MKNFTKVDFPVSKIRRYLEPGPIVLVSSKYKNETNIMTMGWHTVLEFSPSLIGCMITSANHSFELIKKSKECVINIPTVDLINEVVGIGNTHGREDHNKFEEFNLTPVKAKIVQAPLIKECYANFECKLVDGKMLGKYNFFIFEVVKAHVAITPKYPKTIHYTGDGIFMISGKHMNMKKKFKAQNL
- a CDS encoding methyltransferase family protein; translated protein: MVLGFFIIFFCMAFVLPTVRVYRANGVVPITFKNSESAHDLIGSYMKLLFVLIFISALSYEFFKFTEFFNHEHTTLAGWILMILSLIFMCAAQVQMKDSWRIGIDDKQVTELRTHGIFSFTRNPIFAATIVALSGNFLVYSTALNLMILVLGIVLVTIQIRLEEEHLYKIHKEKYADYKNKVQRRLFF
- a CDS encoding phospholipase D-like domain-containing protein, which translates into the protein MEAFLKAFLLIILFLCTHAYAEAAQVSVKNMDTCFSPREDCAQKLISVLNIAEKTLDIAIFSITHSDITNAIIAAKERGVVVRVVVDKAQAGGSKSKTKELIAAHIPVKIGKASGGTMHDKFSIVDGMMLQTGSFNYSMSAANNNTENQIYIADKDAIQRYQEDFEILWNDGSPKSNPASLGD